A genomic stretch from Spongiibacter nanhainus includes:
- a CDS encoding FG-GAP repeat domain-containing protein: MEGNTVSVDNIRPFKRVLLGLTPRLSVCICAAILVACGGGGSGGGGSSTRAPELDLAQLGLFDAESVKASVEERLERAYTGSLLPAEATIEEVHFVSQAELLRNRLFLPNLTIELDQFFSEVELSDDNENSQAIQIVLPCGYGGSVEFNGSLDSLGSGSLNLLLNDCTPLLGKDWQQIPTAFNGKGLLHIENFENKKATSVFTRITASNERYVDLVVSGYLELVGAEDYLEYHGVGVMQGSSGSGSLYFDLNYKVVTANTNTALKGRVYLGKPGYFDVVTSENTNPDYDHQPGKIEFFGSHGSSGSIEYYDDRLIKILIDQDGDQQHEHGIYVQFLDTFLREDRKSLKPIRIDELNYPPTVSPPAFLTTEVDTTEAIEVELGSFTDDDTPPSALNADIVWEVNGNPVPNQNSTTLPPGIAKKGDIVAAYSRVSDPYTVSLSEPVELLISNAPSTLVINDAPDQVISGEQLSFKALEVDPDENQDIAPTLLYGPSGAKIDSTGKVTWTPGKMLFEQSLVHFGFKSTSGETDDIKRVEVKVVSPDTAPPLVRGPITGPTSGSALFIGNFVGDSDKEILYLNRLGTISVVENRGAQPKMALSYPYGFSYPGRIRQLIPIDVDNDGIEEIYAANFHDVYLIEHFDRPAKHIIQSQENITDLTIIDADDDGEVEIYYLSSSEDGATYDLYVKEGNDGQSKLLRTGLIASNITPIIRYGNTDADSDIELVTSNGYVINAITGDIEWYFGQNFGDRRFTLADVNGDGADDILTGSGTVMQAYSVVTKTAIDMENAPSRTCDRFHPRTDDHVFVTDDCDSSFVAYHIKNSYVEEVWRLPYEHIISTRNFAIGDSDNDGVAELHWGRLHRHANNSSLVVYEAPPMAALSWEAKNNHELYAAGFANLPNNQTLPMVFSTSDDPSELFTLTNTDNFETINNFPVPNEHIRDALLADFNGDGISELAAVGRNYLFSYNLLVEDTFFSLLDRNSSPFYSYLRLIYLQNDNSPKLLNATNQEVEFIDALSGGVEITIPFSSSLNDFIVSDSSDSSKDVLLLARNDNQLEKWGISDYSSTLIESQDVNCQRVIEINVDADNSKEIICLGRKNSANKTPLIIFNDGDNGLQRVSDSYIPGQVTEVATYTDHNGKERLIASLARYVDRYSLDIESSVLAEIDPFTGSVIWESLPLTSQLNPRHFFEHSIPEKRRILFSTAREVFLIEQ, encoded by the coding sequence ATGGAAGGAAATACAGTGTCCGTCGATAATATTCGCCCATTTAAACGCGTGCTTCTCGGCCTTACACCGCGACTATCAGTATGCATTTGTGCTGCAATTTTAGTCGCCTGCGGAGGCGGTGGTTCCGGCGGTGGAGGCTCCAGCACTAGAGCACCCGAACTGGACTTGGCGCAATTAGGTTTATTCGATGCCGAATCGGTGAAAGCCTCCGTAGAGGAAAGATTAGAGAGGGCTTATACAGGGTCCCTGCTACCCGCTGAAGCGACCATCGAAGAAGTGCATTTTGTTTCTCAAGCCGAGTTACTTCGCAACCGACTGTTCCTGCCCAATCTGACCATCGAGCTCGACCAATTCTTTTCAGAAGTCGAACTCTCTGACGATAATGAAAACTCGCAAGCCATCCAAATTGTCTTACCGTGTGGCTATGGTGGCAGCGTCGAATTTAACGGGTCACTAGATAGCCTAGGCTCGGGCTCTTTAAATTTGCTTCTGAATGACTGCACCCCGCTGCTTGGAAAAGACTGGCAACAAATACCTACTGCATTTAATGGTAAAGGTCTTCTCCACATTGAAAATTTTGAAAACAAAAAGGCCACGAGCGTATTCACTAGAATAACAGCAAGCAATGAGCGCTATGTCGATCTGGTTGTGTCGGGATATCTCGAATTGGTAGGCGCAGAAGACTACCTTGAATATCACGGTGTAGGGGTAATGCAAGGCAGCTCAGGCAGTGGCAGCCTGTATTTTGATCTGAACTATAAAGTAGTTACCGCAAACACCAATACGGCATTAAAAGGGCGAGTCTATCTCGGCAAACCTGGTTACTTTGACGTTGTAACTTCAGAGAATACAAACCCGGACTATGACCATCAACCGGGAAAAATCGAATTTTTTGGCAGCCACGGATCGTCGGGTAGCATCGAATACTATGATGATCGCCTCATCAAAATACTGATAGATCAGGATGGGGACCAACAACACGAACACGGTATCTATGTACAATTTTTAGACACCTTCTTAAGGGAAGATCGCAAGTCCCTAAAGCCGATACGAATAGATGAACTGAATTACCCTCCGACAGTCTCTCCACCGGCCTTTTTGACAACGGAGGTTGATACAACCGAGGCCATAGAGGTAGAGCTCGGCAGCTTCACTGACGACGATACTCCGCCAAGCGCGTTGAATGCCGATATTGTCTGGGAAGTGAATGGCAATCCGGTGCCAAACCAAAATTCAACAACACTGCCCCCAGGTATCGCAAAAAAAGGGGATATTGTCGCAGCTTACAGCCGTGTCTCAGACCCTTACACCGTCAGCCTCTCAGAACCCGTAGAGCTACTTATTTCCAACGCTCCTTCCACACTAGTAATAAATGATGCTCCCGACCAGGTCATATCAGGTGAGCAGCTATCCTTTAAAGCATTAGAGGTTGACCCGGACGAGAACCAAGATATTGCCCCGACACTGCTTTATGGCCCCAGCGGGGCCAAAATAGATAGCACGGGGAAGGTCACCTGGACGCCGGGCAAGATGTTATTCGAGCAATCCCTAGTACATTTCGGGTTTAAATCGACATCCGGGGAAACCGACGACATTAAACGTGTTGAGGTTAAGGTTGTTTCACCAGACACCGCCCCTCCGCTCGTCCGGGGGCCAATCACTGGCCCGACCTCAGGAAGTGCACTCTTTATTGGTAATTTCGTGGGTGACAGCGACAAGGAGATTTTGTATTTGAACCGCCTCGGTACTATTTCAGTCGTAGAAAACCGCGGGGCACAACCTAAAATGGCCCTCAGTTACCCCTATGGATTCTCCTACCCAGGCAGAATAAGGCAGCTGATACCCATCGACGTAGACAATGATGGCATCGAAGAAATCTATGCCGCTAATTTTCATGATGTATACCTTATCGAGCACTTCGATCGACCGGCAAAACATATCATACAGTCACAAGAGAATATCACCGACCTCACAATTATCGATGCTGACGACGACGGAGAGGTGGAAATTTACTATCTCTCATCATCAGAAGATGGGGCTACATACGATCTTTATGTAAAAGAAGGCAACGACGGCCAATCAAAACTGCTTAGAACAGGGCTTATTGCTTCAAACATAACTCCAATTATTAGATACGGAAACACAGATGCGGACAGTGACATTGAACTGGTCACGTCTAACGGCTACGTAATCAATGCCATCACCGGGGATATCGAATGGTATTTTGGACAAAACTTTGGTGACCGCCGATTTACACTAGCAGATGTGAATGGTGATGGCGCCGACGATATCCTCACTGGCAGTGGGACAGTGATGCAGGCCTATTCAGTAGTCACCAAGACAGCCATCGACATGGAAAATGCACCCTCCCGAACCTGCGATAGGTTTCATCCCAGAACGGATGATCACGTGTTTGTAACAGATGACTGCGACAGCTCGTTTGTCGCCTATCACATTAAAAATAGTTATGTTGAAGAGGTTTGGCGGTTACCTTACGAACACATAATTTCAACCAGAAATTTCGCCATTGGGGATTCTGACAATGATGGCGTGGCAGAATTGCATTGGGGGCGGCTACATCGCCACGCCAACAATTCTTCGCTGGTAGTATACGAGGCACCCCCTATGGCAGCATTAAGCTGGGAGGCAAAAAACAACCATGAGCTTTATGCGGCCGGATTCGCGAACCTTCCAAACAATCAAACGCTGCCCATGGTCTTTAGTACATCAGACGACCCCAGCGAGCTCTTTACACTAACTAATACGGACAACTTTGAAACAATAAATAATTTTCCTGTGCCCAACGAGCATATAAGGGATGCTTTACTGGCGGACTTCAATGGTGATGGCATTTCAGAACTAGCAGCGGTTGGAAGAAATTACCTCTTCTCCTACAACCTGCTTGTAGAAGATACATTTTTTAGCCTGCTGGACCGCAATAGTAGCCCGTTCTACAGTTATCTGAGGTTGATTTATTTACAAAACGACAACTCTCCGAAATTATTGAACGCAACAAACCAAGAAGTCGAGTTCATAGATGCACTTTCAGGAGGAGTAGAGATAACAATTCCTTTTTCCAGCTCACTTAATGACTTTATTGTGAGCGACAGCAGTGATTCAAGCAAGGACGTTCTACTTCTCGCCAGAAATGACAATCAACTCGAAAAATGGGGTATATCAGATTACTCAAGTACTCTTATTGAAAGCCAAGATGTAAACTGTCAGCGTGTTATAGAAATCAATGTTGATGCGGACAACAGCAAGGAAATAATTTGCCTTGGGCGGAAAAACTCAGCAAATAAAACGCCTTTAATTATATTTAACGATGGCGACAATGGATTGCAGCGAGTTTCTGATAGTTATATACCCGGTCAGGTTACTGAAGTAGCCACCTACACGGATCATAATGGCAAAGAGCGACTTATCGCGTCCCTAGCGCGATATGTCGATCGCTACTCCTTAGATATAGAAAGTTCTGTATTGGCAGAAATTGATCCATTTACTGGCTCTGTCATTTGGGAAAGCCTCCCCCTCACCAGCCAACTCAACCCACGCCATTTCTTTGAGCACTCCATACCCGAAAAGCGACGAATATTGTTTTCTACTGCACGAGAGGTTTTCTTGATAGAGCAATAA
- a CDS encoding helix-turn-helix domain-containing protein translates to MTQATAKPISLLQAQQDANIVRHSAIVPSATVELCAFPDLQAETLTVTESASVISLGLSPLLEEAVGRVPHFQTPRFCQFGTLNFRPAGIPFEVQVSGGHYHTIRCRFSAERLRARGIDPADLNEAQLEACFNIHAPRIEDTMMRLADEVSDRAADSEVLIEALVTAIAVDLSRYLADARHRELSHRGGLAPRHLRRVLSRMNQPGAAPGVDELAALCGLSRFHFMRAFRSTVGDSPSAYAHKVLMARARTLLATNERPIGEIARELGYQTSAAFSAAFKRHCGRSPRAWRGGLR, encoded by the coding sequence ATGACCCAGGCCACCGCAAAACCAATCAGCCTGCTGCAAGCTCAGCAGGATGCAAATATAGTTCGCCACAGCGCCATTGTGCCCAGCGCGACGGTGGAGCTGTGCGCCTTTCCCGACCTGCAGGCGGAAACCCTCACCGTTACCGAGTCGGCATCGGTCATTTCATTGGGCCTGTCGCCACTGTTGGAGGAAGCTGTCGGCCGGGTCCCCCACTTTCAAACGCCCCGCTTCTGCCAGTTTGGCACCCTCAACTTCAGACCAGCAGGCATTCCCTTTGAAGTACAGGTGTCCGGTGGCCACTACCACACCATTCGCTGTCGTTTTTCAGCCGAGCGCCTCCGGGCCAGGGGTATCGACCCCGCCGACCTGAACGAAGCGCAATTGGAGGCCTGCTTTAATATTCACGCGCCCCGGATCGAAGACACCATGATGCGACTGGCCGATGAGGTCAGCGACCGCGCCGCCGACAGTGAAGTATTGATCGAGGCACTGGTGACCGCCATCGCCGTCGACCTGTCTCGCTACCTTGCCGACGCCCGTCACCGGGAGCTATCCCATCGCGGCGGGCTGGCACCCCGTCACCTGCGCCGGGTACTGAGCCGCATGAACCAGCCGGGTGCCGCCCCCGGCGTGGATGAACTGGCCGCGCTATGCGGTCTCAGTCGCTTTCATTTTATGCGGGCTTTTCGCAGCACGGTGGGCGACAGCCCCAGCGCCTATGCCCACAAAGTGCTGATGGCCCGGGCCCGCACGTTGCTAGCAACAAACGAAAGGCCGATAGGGGAAATAGCCAGGGAACTGGGCTACCAAACGAGCGCCGCCTTCTCTGCTGCCTTTAAACGCCATTGCGGGCGCTCGCCACGGGCTTGGCGAGGGGGGTTGCGCTAA
- a CDS encoding SDR family NAD(P)-dependent oxidoreductase — protein MPEATRQVEAAEQITAQSVLSDYEIAGKTVIVTGATSGVGRAIAEALAGAGADVTLAVRDVLAGQRVMAELVAVYPRSRIRVESIDLLDLHSVRAFAERWGQQALDLLFNNAGLMAPPLSYTDLGFESQLSVNCLAPMLLSRLLLPNMRLAPSPRIVTVSSGAHHLARLRLDDLHYRRRDYDKFEAYGHSKLCANLMAVAFSQQYAPITMNLVTPGAVASNLARHTTLEDAIKLGWVREDGSLAVGEMRSPEVGAASPVWAAVTPELEGRGGVYIEDLAVAPVFDSPREDCWGVTAESLDPDLAGALWNRLLAHIAPFEESADNAPSEVKL, from the coding sequence ATGCCTGAGGCGACACGTCAGGTAGAGGCGGCCGAGCAGATTACCGCCCAGTCAGTACTGTCCGACTATGAGATAGCGGGAAAAACCGTCATCGTAACCGGGGCCACGTCCGGCGTCGGCCGGGCCATTGCCGAAGCCCTGGCGGGTGCCGGCGCCGATGTGACCTTGGCAGTCAGGGATGTCCTTGCCGGACAGCGGGTGATGGCCGAGTTGGTGGCGGTATATCCCCGCAGCCGTATTCGGGTCGAATCTATCGATCTGCTGGATTTGCATTCAGTGAGGGCATTCGCTGAACGTTGGGGGCAGCAAGCCCTGGATCTGTTGTTTAATAACGCTGGGCTTATGGCGCCGCCATTGAGCTATACCGACCTGGGCTTTGAGAGTCAGTTGTCGGTAAACTGCCTGGCGCCAATGCTGCTCTCTCGCCTGCTGTTGCCCAATATGCGGCTGGCACCGTCTCCCCGTATTGTGACCGTCTCGTCCGGGGCTCACCACTTGGCGCGACTGCGCCTGGATGACCTTCACTATCGCCGTCGAGACTACGACAAGTTTGAAGCCTATGGGCACTCTAAGTTGTGCGCGAATTTGATGGCGGTCGCCTTTAGTCAACAGTATGCGCCGATCACTATGAACTTGGTCACTCCCGGCGCGGTGGCCAGCAACCTGGCTCGTCACACCACGCTAGAAGATGCCATTAAGCTGGGGTGGGTCAGAGAGGATGGCTCCCTGGCGGTGGGAGAAATGCGCAGCCCGGAAGTGGGGGCTGCCTCTCCGGTATGGGCCGCCGTGACACCAGAGCTGGAGGGCCGCGGCGGCGTCTATATCGAAGACTTGGCAGTGGCGCCCGTCTTCGACTCGCCGCGGGAAGACTGCTGGGGTGTCACCGCCGAATCCCTGGACCCAGACTTGGCGGGAGCACTGTGGAATCGGCTGTTGGCCCACATAGCGCCCTTTGAAGAGTCGGCCGACAACGCGCCCAGTGAGGTGAAATTGTGA
- a CDS encoding methylmalonyl-CoA mutase family protein, protein MSRLFNDHLERWEQETRAPFVAANPERRDHFTTQALRWPINPLYTPADLEEVGFDYLKDLGFPGEYPYTRGTKANGHRSNFWTMTQVTGFGKGEDWAKRARYMLDQGLTGLILEYDLATTNGYDSDDPIVEGEVGRAGMALDSLEDLEKAFDFPFDKLDYLMSVCNAPQPVNLAMIIAALEKKGVDPSDFVLHIVNGILIEYTCVGRYIYPPEHGLRLATDCIEYIIRHHPNWAPISIISAQLQPAKANPVQEIAFSFAIACAYIDATLERGFDIDTVAPYFHFVINVDMDFFEGICKLRAYRKCWARLMKERYGATRAEALQIRMMTSPTTIALTLQQPLNNIGRLAIMATACALGGAGDNMTTPLHDEAHALPAEEAIRVGAALQHIVAHETGVAETVDPLAGSYYVETLTRQIEDAAFEEMEKIFDMGGALSAIEQGYFQGALGREQYQRNKELEEGRRKWVGVNHLTLEEARREIDIFRQDESMEEEQVAKVRALRERRDQAAVDRALSAVRQAAQRGDNMVPPCLEAVKAYATHGEICHAMRDIFGEYYADSQLGGL, encoded by the coding sequence GTGAGCCGATTGTTTAACGACCACCTCGAGCGTTGGGAGCAAGAAACCCGGGCGCCTTTTGTGGCGGCCAATCCCGAGCGGCGGGATCACTTTACCACCCAGGCACTGCGTTGGCCGATCAATCCGCTTTACACCCCCGCGGATTTGGAGGAAGTCGGTTTTGACTACCTCAAGGATCTGGGCTTCCCCGGCGAGTATCCCTATACCCGCGGCACCAAAGCCAATGGCCATCGCTCCAATTTTTGGACCATGACCCAGGTCACCGGTTTTGGTAAGGGCGAGGATTGGGCCAAGCGCGCCAGGTACATGTTGGATCAGGGGCTGACAGGCCTAATTCTGGAGTACGACCTGGCCACCACCAATGGCTACGACAGCGACGACCCGATTGTAGAGGGTGAGGTGGGTCGCGCCGGCATGGCCCTGGACAGTCTGGAAGATTTGGAGAAAGCCTTCGACTTTCCCTTCGATAAGCTCGACTACCTGATGAGCGTCTGCAACGCCCCTCAGCCAGTCAACCTGGCAATGATCATCGCGGCGCTGGAAAAGAAAGGTGTAGACCCCAGTGACTTTGTGTTGCATATCGTCAACGGGATTTTGATTGAGTACACCTGTGTGGGTCGTTATATCTACCCGCCGGAGCATGGCCTTCGCCTTGCCACCGACTGTATTGAATACATTATTCGCCATCACCCCAACTGGGCGCCAATTTCTATCATTTCTGCTCAGCTGCAACCCGCCAAAGCCAATCCCGTGCAGGAAATCGCCTTTAGCTTTGCCATCGCCTGCGCGTATATCGATGCCACCTTGGAGCGGGGCTTTGATATCGACACTGTGGCGCCCTATTTCCACTTTGTGATTAATGTGGATATGGACTTCTTTGAGGGCATTTGTAAGTTGCGGGCCTACCGCAAGTGCTGGGCAAGACTGATGAAGGAGCGTTACGGTGCCACCCGGGCCGAGGCGCTGCAGATACGCATGATGACCTCACCCACCACCATTGCGTTGACCTTGCAGCAACCACTAAACAATATCGGTAGGTTGGCGATTATGGCCACGGCCTGTGCGCTGGGTGGCGCCGGCGACAATATGACCACTCCCCTTCACGATGAGGCCCACGCTTTGCCCGCCGAGGAAGCGATACGGGTCGGCGCCGCTCTGCAGCATATCGTCGCCCACGAGACCGGCGTAGCGGAAACCGTCGATCCCCTTGCCGGCTCCTACTATGTAGAGACACTGACTCGGCAAATCGAAGACGCTGCCTTTGAGGAAATGGAAAAAATCTTCGATATGGGTGGCGCCCTAAGCGCTATTGAGCAGGGCTATTTTCAAGGTGCCTTGGGGCGGGAGCAATACCAGCGCAACAAGGAGCTTGAGGAGGGCCGCCGCAAATGGGTGGGCGTGAATCACCTCACACTGGAAGAGGCGCGCCGGGAGATCGACATCTTTCGCCAGGATGAGTCCATGGAGGAAGAGCAGGTTGCCAAGGTACGGGCTTTGCGGGAGCGACGTGATCAAGCTGCGGTGGATCGTGCACTAAGCGCCGTGCGTCAGGCCGCACAGCGGGGCGACAACATGGTGCCGCCCTGTCTGGAGGCGGTAAAAGCCTATGCCACCCATGGTGAAATCTGCCACGCAATGCGGGATATCTTTGGGGAGTACTATGCCGATAGCCAACTGGGAGGATTGTAA
- a CDS encoding cobalamin B12-binding domain-containing protein, producing the protein MTAPLFSRQKRPLRVLLAKLGMDTHTVGVTVIAHALREAGMEVIFTGLKQTPESVVAAAIQEDVDVVGISTLSAGHTRSLPKLARLLKEAGAGDKLLLAGGVIPQEDQPALEAAGVDQIFTMGADTRDIVAYLENWWAEANEAGRADE; encoded by the coding sequence GTGACTGCACCTTTGTTTTCCCGTCAGAAGCGTCCTCTGCGTGTGTTGTTGGCCAAGCTGGGGATGGATACCCATACCGTGGGGGTCACTGTCATTGCGCATGCCTTGCGAGAGGCCGGTATGGAGGTGATCTTCACTGGCCTTAAACAAACACCAGAAAGCGTTGTGGCCGCCGCGATTCAGGAAGATGTGGATGTGGTGGGGATATCCACCCTGTCCGCTGGCCATACCCGCAGCCTGCCGAAATTAGCGCGCTTGTTAAAAGAGGCTGGAGCTGGCGACAAGCTATTACTTGCCGGCGGAGTCATACCCCAGGAAGACCAGCCCGCCCTGGAGGCCGCCGGAGTGGATCAAATCTTTACCATGGGTGCAGATACCCGGGACATCGTGGCTTATCTCGAGAATTGGTGGGCTGAAGCCAATGAGGCGGGCAGGGCGGATGAGTAG
- the meaB gene encoding methylmalonyl Co-A mutase-associated GTPase MeaB, with product MSSAAKESADFVERLMAGDLAAGARVIRWLDDGDPRGPSALSQLSPHTGRAHVVGITGPPGAGKSTLTNSLISELRCRGYRVGVLAIDPSSPFTGGAILGDRVRMSQHTLDPDVFIRSIGTRGQAGGLSRSTHDACQVLDAMGYQVILVETVGVGQDEIDVVALAHTTLIVGVPGLGDEVQAVKAGLMEAGDIFVINKADRDGFDAVWRQFELMLHLREEARLRSGDADDTSLSPWVPPLLSAVASLNQGAAGIVDALQSHRRFLQDSGDFARRTRQRLRAQFYTLLQEAVLNEVDSLFGKEDMQRLEKGAWDPYTAAQQALQNWRKHTGAASL from the coding sequence ATGAGTAGTGCGGCTAAGGAATCAGCGGATTTTGTCGAGCGGCTTATGGCTGGTGATCTGGCTGCCGGGGCGCGGGTTATCCGCTGGCTGGATGATGGCGACCCCCGGGGGCCGTCGGCGCTGTCTCAGCTATCGCCCCACACTGGTCGGGCCCACGTGGTGGGTATTACGGGACCTCCGGGTGCCGGTAAATCCACGCTAACGAATAGCCTTATTAGTGAATTGCGCTGCCGGGGCTACCGGGTTGGGGTCTTGGCAATTGATCCTTCCAGCCCCTTTACCGGTGGTGCCATTCTAGGGGATCGGGTGCGGATGTCCCAGCATACCCTTGATCCGGATGTGTTTATTCGCTCTATCGGCACCCGGGGTCAAGCCGGTGGGTTGTCCCGCTCTACCCATGATGCCTGCCAGGTGCTGGATGCCATGGGCTATCAGGTGATTCTGGTTGAGACGGTGGGCGTCGGTCAGGACGAAATTGATGTGGTGGCCCTGGCTCACACCACGCTGATAGTTGGTGTTCCGGGCTTGGGAGATGAAGTACAGGCGGTCAAAGCCGGGCTGATGGAAGCCGGGGATATCTTTGTGATCAATAAAGCTGACCGGGATGGCTTTGATGCGGTATGGCGCCAGTTTGAATTGATGTTGCACCTGCGGGAGGAAGCGCGCCTTCGCTCGGGTGACGCAGACGATACATCGCTCTCCCCTTGGGTGCCGCCACTGTTGTCGGCGGTGGCCAGCCTCAATCAGGGCGCGGCGGGTATCGTCGACGCGCTGCAATCCCACCGACGGTTTTTGCAAGACAGTGGTGACTTTGCCCGCCGCACCCGGCAGCGTTTGCGAGCACAGTTCTATACCCTGCTTCAGGAAGCCGTGTTGAACGAGGTGGACTCGCTTTTTGGTAAAGAGGATATGCAGCGGTTGGAAAAAGGCGCGTGGGACCCTTACACCGCCGCCCAGCAAGCACTGCAGAACTGGCGAAAACACACTGGAGCGGCGTCATTGTGA
- a CDS encoding EthD domain-containing protein, producing the protein MKSICTLTRRADFSRRQFQDYYENQHSLLAIQHFPFVGYVRNHVVGGGDIGFDTISEFWAVDVDKLASLMKGPVGKLLQEDERRFMDQSLIAPGYARETVISDGQGPSRRFALLLNWEGEDFDVVNWARANVANQPAVSVDQVDAWQQPAFPAKAVVWTPVSDLLCNVPDSVQADLIEVERVETPPAQLLGNTDDSERLPI; encoded by the coding sequence ATGAAGTCTATTTGTACACTGACCCGTCGAGCGGACTTCAGTCGGCGACAATTCCAAGATTACTACGAAAACCAGCACAGTCTCCTGGCGATACAGCACTTCCCCTTTGTGGGCTATGTGCGTAATCACGTGGTGGGCGGCGGGGACATTGGCTTTGACACCATCTCCGAGTTTTGGGCTGTGGATGTAGACAAACTGGCCAGCCTGATGAAGGGCCCAGTGGGCAAGTTACTGCAGGAGGATGAGCGCCGCTTTATGGATCAGTCCTTGATTGCACCGGGCTATGCCCGGGAAACGGTAATTAGCGACGGCCAGGGACCCAGTCGGCGCTTTGCGCTGTTGTTGAACTGGGAGGGCGAGGATTTTGACGTCGTGAATTGGGCCAGGGCCAATGTGGCAAATCAGCCGGCGGTATCGGTCGACCAAGTCGATGCCTGGCAGCAGCCCGCTTTTCCTGCCAAGGCTGTGGTCTGGACCCCGGTTTCTGATCTGCTGTGCAATGTTCCAGACAGTGTACAGGCCGATCTTATCGAGGTAGAGCGGGTAGAGACACCGCCGGCCCAGTTGCTGGGTAATACTGATGACAGCGAGCGGCTGCCGATATGA
- a CDS encoding SDR family oxidoreductase has product MAVITGAASGIGRALTEQALVEGMTLALIDQNREQLDLLVSSMPAHAEVISACLDVRDRQALEAFAMQCKSASIALLFANAGVMRAGPSWELGQEDWSQVFDVNVVGAMNTVSAFMPHLLDQQAASRVVFTGSISAFTASPNIACYSASKHALWGIAEAMELELKERAAPVAVSFIAPSGVKTPLASEPLEGPAGASQQSIHDLLDRFGVPAESVAQATFEGIAQEKFWILPHPEFKPGLQARVARVVEELPPSTS; this is encoded by the coding sequence ATGGCTGTAATCACCGGTGCGGCCAGTGGTATTGGCCGGGCGCTCACCGAGCAGGCCCTGGTCGAGGGAATGACACTGGCTTTGATCGACCAGAATCGAGAGCAACTGGATTTGCTGGTTAGTTCTATGCCGGCCCACGCTGAAGTGATCAGTGCCTGTCTGGATGTGCGGGACAGGCAGGCACTTGAAGCCTTCGCCATGCAGTGTAAATCGGCATCCATTGCGCTGTTGTTTGCCAATGCCGGAGTAATGCGTGCAGGGCCATCATGGGAGTTGGGCCAGGAAGACTGGTCCCAGGTCTTTGACGTTAATGTGGTGGGGGCGATGAACACGGTCAGCGCGTTTATGCCCCACTTGTTGGATCAGCAAGCGGCATCACGAGTCGTGTTTACCGGCTCGATATCAGCGTTTACCGCCAGCCCCAATATCGCCTGCTATTCCGCAAGTAAACATGCATTGTGGGGCATTGCCGAGGCCATGGAACTGGAGCTAAAAGAGCGAGCTGCGCCGGTGGCGGTGTCCTTTATTGCGCCATCCGGTGTAAAGACGCCTCTGGCGTCAGAGCCACTGGAAGGTCCTGCAGGCGCCAGTCAACAATCCATTCACGACTTGCTGGATCGCTTTGGCGTGCCCGCTGAATCGGTGGCACAGGCGACCTTTGAAGGCATTGCCCAGGAAAAATTTTGGATATTGCCCCACCCGGAGTTCAAGCCTGGGTTACAGGCTCGGGTGGCGCGAGTGGTGGAGGAGTTGCCGCCATCGACGAGCTAG